The sequence CTCCTCGCCGTTGGGCGCGAAGACGAGCTGCGCCAGGCCCGTGCCGAAGGTGGGCCGATTCACGCGCTCACCGGGCGAGGTGAAGAGCACCTGCTCCAGGAGCTGCCGCACGTGCGTGTCCAGGTCCGCGTCGGCGGTGCGGCCACGTCCATCGATGCGGAACGGGAAGCCTATCTGCATGTCAGGTCCCCTTCACCCGGACTTGGGTCATCACGACATTCGGCGGGCCCGCCGGCACCTGCTGGACGGTGAACGTCAGGCCGGTGCTGGACTGGAGGATGACGGGCTGCCCGCCCGC comes from Pyxidicoccus parkwaysis and encodes:
- a CDS encoding GPW/gp25 family protein is translated as MQIGFPFRIDGRGRTADADLDTHVRQLLEQVLFTSPGERVNRPTFGTGLAQLVFAPNGEELATATQFLVQGALQQWLGDLIQVESVDVVSVEGTLSVTVRYVVRRTQQRQVAQLSRGT